From the Macaca nemestrina isolate mMacNem1 chromosome 7, mMacNem.hap1, whole genome shotgun sequence genome, one window contains:
- the LOC139364112 gene encoding inactive ribonuclease-like protein 9 codes for MMRTPITTHPLLLLLLLQQLLQPVQFQVVDTDFDSPEDKMEEFREYLEEFRRTGPTRPPTKEKVERRVIIEPGMPLYHRDYCNEEIMRKNIYHKQRCVTEHYFLLMQYDELEKICYNRFVPCKNGVRKCNRSKGLVEGVYCNLTEAFKIPRCKYKSFYRRGYVLITCAWQNEIHKLIPHTINDLVEPPKHRSFLNEDGVFVIPP; via the coding sequence ATGATGAGAACTCCGATCACCACACACCCACTGCTCCTGCTTCTATtgctgcagcagctgctgcagccaGTGCAGTTTCAAGTGGTGGATACAGATTTTGATTCCCCAGAAGATAAAATGGAAGAATTTCGAGAGTATTTGGAAGAATTTCGTAGGACAGGGCCCACCAGACCACCTACCAAAGAAAAAGTCGAAAGACGTGTCATTATTGAACCTGGAATGCCATTATATCATAGGGACTACTGTAATGAAGAaatcatgagaaaaaatatttaccacaAACAGCGTTGTGTGACAGAACATTACTTTCTCCTTATGCAATATGACGAGCTGGAAAAAATCTGTTACAACAGATTTGTGCCATGTAAGAATGGAGTTAGGAAATGCAACAGGAGCAAGGGTCTTGTAGAAGGAGTGTATTGTAATTTAACAGAAGCTTTTAAAATACCGAGGTGTAAATATAAGTCATTTTATAGGAGGGGCTATGTCCTTATCACCTGTGCATGGCAAAATGAAATACACAAACTTATTCCTCATACTATAAATGATCTCGTGGAGCCACCTAAACACAGAAGTTTCCTCAATGAGGATGGTGTCTTTGTCATACCGCCCTAG